Proteins from one Fragaria vesca subsp. vesca linkage group LG6, FraVesHawaii_1.0, whole genome shotgun sequence genomic window:
- the LOC101311596 gene encoding F-box/kelch-repeat protein At3g17530-like translates to MVGFCKMTEEILMQILSRTPPKSLMRFKCIHKSWYSMINDTQFAAKHLHSYNNPSSSTSFLVKRPVILRSETSNENVVLSYLRLETYSNADDEDPHFVVEDLIVPPLKGLKAKGQFIDGIIFLTMYAGDLFLYNPAIKEFKIIPASCYHACFWSMVGFGYDLKCKDYIILEIANCYGENAPKAAIYTLGTDSWREINTDHLQTEDTYFWPTACDLYSKGVFYWFGYEEKKGLDEYERFEETNKQVMILYDTADGLFHIAMLPDSFNEPACGVHDIHVALLNKSIALYGFSMFESIHSIQIWVTDDIRGGDEGSWTKYLSLEPVDAVRRSLAFWKIDEVLMIAKDGRVVLYNLVTGKLQYFPIHGVNLGDDIQGIVCVDSIVSVKGKQ, encoded by the coding sequence ATGGTAGGGTTTTGCAAGATGACAGAAGAGATATTGATGCAAATCCTATCAAGAACGCCTCCTAAATCTCTAATGCGATTCAAGTGTATCCACAAGTCATGGTATTCTATGATTAATGATACGCAATTTGCAGCCAAACATCTTCACTCTTACAACAATCCATCTTCCTCTACTTCCTTCCTCGTCAAGCGTCCTGTGATCCTCAGAAGTGAAACGAGCAATGAGAACGTTGTACTTTCATATCTTCGTCTAGAAACTTATAGTAATGCTGATGATGAAGACCCTCATTTCGTAGTTGAAGACCTCATTGTTCCACCTCTGAAGGGTCTAAAGGCTAAGGGCCAATTTATTGATGGCATCATTTTTCTGACTATGTACGCCGGCGACCTTTTCTTGTACAATCCGGCAATCAAAGAATTCAAGATTATTCCGGCATCATGTTATCATGCTTGTTTCTGGAGCATGGTGGGATTTGGATATGATCTCAAATGTAAAGATTACATAATTCTAGAAATTGCGAATTGTTATGGTGAGAATGCTCCTAAAGCTGCAATTTACACACTAGGCACTGATTCTTGGAGAGAGATCAATACCGATCACTTACAAACTGAAGATACCTACTTTTGGCCGACCGCGTGTGATTTGTACTCTAAGGGTGTTTTCTATTGGTTTGGTTATGAGGAAAAGAAGGGCTTGGATGAATATGAAAGATTTGAGGAGACAAACAAGCAAGTGATGATTCTGTATGATACAGCAGATGGGCTATTTCACATTGCAATGCTTCCGGATAGTTTTAATGAACCTGCATGCGGTGTTCATGATATTCATGTTGCATTGTTGAATAAGTCCATTGCTCTTTATGGTTTTAGCATGTTCGAATCAATTCATTCTATTCAAATATGGGTGACGGATGACATACGAGGCGGCGATGAGGGATCTTGGACAAAATATTTGTCCTTAGAGCCTGTAGATGCTGTTCGGAGGTCATTGGCCTTTTGGAAGATAGACGAGGTTCTTATGATTGCCAAAGATGGCCGTGTAGTTCTTTATAACCTCGTAACCGGAAAGCTCCAATATTTTCCCATTCATGGCGTGAACCTAGGAGACGATATTCAGGGCATTGTTTGTGTTGATAGTATAGTTTCTGTCAAGGGAAAACAATAA